CTTGAGGAGCGTACCCCGTATAAAGCTTATATTCCATTCCTTCAATAACCTGGTTGTGCCGGGCTAAGCTGATATTACCGGACGCCGGAGCCAGTATACCCGCCAAACCCTTCAATAAAGTAGATTTTCCGCTCCCGTTAGCTCCAAACAAATAATACAGTCCAGGTGCAAGCGTTAGGCTTGTTTGCCTGATCACAGGTAATGCGACATCTGGCTGCCTGAAAGAAACATCGTGTAGCCTTAACTGAATCATGATTTCCCACCAGATGGGAGTATATTCTTCAAATTATGATTTTGCACAGACCATGTATCCTTCTTACGTAAGTGAAAGAGAATATAAGCTAAGGCCAGCAGTGACACTAATGCTCCAATGATTTTACTGAAAGCCCAGTAGGTATATTCACTATCTCCAAGTAAGAACAATGGTCCCAGCTTTTCACTGCCGATGATTTGTGCTAACCAAAGTCCTGTCATAGTGAACGCGGTAGTCACATTTCCTAGGCGCAAGAGCAAAGCAAGCGTCACGCTGCTATAAAGACATAAAGGGACAAGCCAGCTGATTGTAAAAGGTACAATTGCCCTGTCGTTGTGCCAAGTAAAAATAAAGCTCGCAAGCACGAATAACGCAATATAGTAACAAAGTACAACGGTAATTTTACTCGTTATCCACTTCGCAGGCGATAAGGGAAACGATCTCTCAAGCTCAAACATTGACGTGCCGTATGAGCGGCAAGCATAGATAATGGCAACCAACGATAACAGTGGTGCCATCATAATAATAGGATTCGAGGAGGTCAGGAGCTCGAACTGCTCGAATATTCTCATGAACATTACGCTAATAATGACTGCCAGCAACGACCCCGCCCAGAACCAGCCTGACAGGAGAACAATTTGCGGCATTACAGTGCGTACAAAACGAGCCGACAACGATTGTGACAAAGCAACCCTATCATGATGGAGTTGATCCGCAAATCTAGGCTGAACCGAGGAACTAGTCTGATCCGTAAATCTAGGAAGCTCCGCTTGATCTGTATCGAGCAGTGGCATAAGTTTGTCTATTAGCATTGCTGTCTGGCGGGTAGTCGGCTCAGCAACTGTGTAACGGGGAAGCATCTGATTTAAGCGCTCCCTCTCTTGTTCGGACAGTGACTCGAATTCGATTGAGTCAAGCTCATCTATTGGGGTCATAGTATTCCCTTTGTTCAGAATGACTTTTAGCTTGTTATCCATCGTTCGCAGCCTCCTTGTCCTCCAGCAGTTGTGCCAGCTTCTTCAATGCTTGATATAGCTTTGACTTCAGCGTGTTAAGTGGTAGCTCCATTATGATCGCAATTTCCTGAAGCTTAAGATCCTGATAATAACGAAGCACAACTATTTGGCGGTTTTCATCACTCAACAACGATAATCCGCGAATGACTTCCTCTCGTTGCCACTGACGATCCAGAATTGAGGCTACAGTATGCTGATCCTGCTCAGCAGACAAAGTCTGATCATCCGTAAGCACCTCTTTCTTATAGGAGACTTTCTTCCACAGATCCTTGCATAGATTCGTCGCAATTGTATACATCCATGGACGTAAATCGTTAGGGAGTCTGCCATCTCGTACTGCCAGACACAGGCGCGTGAAGCATTCCTGTGTAAGATCCTCTGCGATGTGGGGATGACGGACAAGCCTTGTAATATAACTAAATATCGGAGCATGATAGCGGTATATGACCGCTTCAAGAGCGGCCTTATTTCTTAGCTTTAACTGCTCTAGCAGCTGCTCGTCAGTCAAAAGCCGCAGCTCCTCTCTAGGAAGGATTATGAGCTAGCCTATGTTTGCCATATGTGAAAATAAGAATGGAGAAGACCATAGAAACTACACTCGCGAACAAAAGATACAATGAATGTTCTTCCAATGAAATAACGCCTTTAGGCCATATGGATTGAAAAAGGAACATCGGACCCGTCCACTGCCCCATTGTCATCATTTCTAAGATGAAGTATCCCATACCAACCCCTAAACCTACTAGCACATTTCGACCTATAAGGCTGAAGAAAAGAGCTAAAGAAGCGAGATACAGATTCGCTGGCAATATCATTTTGCTTATTTCCCACACATCAGTGCTGTTCAGCTTTAATATCCGATAATGCGCTGTCACCAGGCATAACCCATACAAAAGAACTGTAAGGAGGGCTGCAACAACTACTCTTTCAATTAGCAGGGTAACCGCCTTTTGACGATATGTGAATATAAGGCCTAGCGCCCGCTCCTCCATCTCCTCCGAGAAGAGGTTGGAAAAAATGAGAATGGAAAAGGGGGCCATTCCAAGAAGGAGAATGGAGCACAGAGTATGTAACTCCGCTTCTCCGATCCCGAGCTCCTTTGTGTTCGCAAGGAGTAACAGCAATCCGATCCCATACAGGAGCGCTCCGTACAGATAACCCGACAGCATCAGTTTACAGGAATAGACGATTTTACGCATATAGACCATCATTGGCCTCGTTCCGCCCATTGTTGGATGAACTTGCGCTCAGCATCAATCACTTGCTCATATTTCCAATTAGTCCCGGTAACGGATATCCCCATCAGCATCTCATAATAAGCTTTAATAAAATGCTTGAACTCCGCTTCTGTAGACTGCTTGTAAATCTGATTGAATTCCTGATTGTATTTACTGCTTATACTGTAGATAACTGGATCTTTCATCGGCAAAAGCTGCGCCTTGTGCTCAGTATCAGTAGAAGCCGTTAAATAGGCAACCAGCAAATAATTAAATTCGCTAGATTGAAAAGCAATTTCCCCAAGCTGCTGCTCAAATAGCGTCTGCAGCCACCTTGTCTTCATATGAGGATCAAGACGGGGCATGGTTTTAGAATAATCAGCTGCATAAACCAGCCCATTCGCGTTAATAATCGCGGGATCTGCAATATTGATTCGCCTATTAATGCTCGTGGGGCTTCGATATTCCAACAGCAACGTTAAGGAGGCCGGGAAATCTTCGAGTTTATTGCTACTTTTCCGAGCCTCATTTCCACTTCCTTCAGGCCATAGTTCCGTAAGCAATTGCAATACTTGTTCAGTGAACATTGTCCACTTTCCAACTGTTTCCTCTTCAGAGCGTCCGACATACCAGCCATCAACGAGAATGGAAATGCTATGGCTCGTCCCTGGATAACTTAGAAGCTTAAGCGGACCGGCAATCACTGAGAAACCGGGGGCTTGTTTGGCACTAAGCTCAGTCTGGTAGACACCTCTGTCATTA
This portion of the Cohnella abietis genome encodes:
- a CDS encoding RNA polymerase sigma factor; the protein is MTDEQLLEQLKLRNKAALEAVIYRYHAPIFSYITRLVRHPHIAEDLTQECFTRLCLAVRDGRLPNDLRPWMYTIATNLCKDLWKKVSYKKEVLTDDQTLSAEQDQHTVASILDRQWQREEVIRGLSLLSDENRQIVVLRYYQDLKLQEIAIIMELPLNTLKSKLYQALKKLAQLLEDKEAANDG